A portion of the Mytilus galloprovincialis chromosome 12, xbMytGall1.hap1.1, whole genome shotgun sequence genome contains these proteins:
- the LOC143054766 gene encoding uncharacterized protein LOC143054766: MQAGDKSIANLSDIQTSFDCLQKNVDNKVSVEECVRGGNLIGIRMTVKEALKMISQINTDGKDLITYEQYGQLINSKLKKAEKAKAMHLANFRKYDKDGNGSISFDELKMVLGRSGYGMTEKAIIEHFNNADTDGDGEISFNEFVKYFCEI; this comes from the exons ATGCAAGCAGGTGATAAATCGATTGCCAATTTGTCAG ATATTCAAACTTCATTTGATTGTCTGCAAAAGAATGTGGATAACAAAGTATCAGTCGAGGAGTGTGTTAGAGGCGGGAATCTTATTGGAATTCGAATGACAGTCAAAGAAGCACTAAAAATGATATCACAAATAAACACTGATG gtAAAGATTTAATTACATATGAACAGTACGGACAATTAATAAATTCAAAGTTGAAGAAAGCTGAAAAGGCGAAAGCAATGCATCTGGCAAACTTTAGGAAATATGATAAGGATGGGAACGGTTCTATTAGCTTTGACGAATTAAAAATGGTTCTTGGTCGGTCCGGATATGGTATGACAGAAAAAGCAATTATTGAGCATTTCAATAATGCAGACACAGATGGTGACGGAGAGATCTCGTTCAATG AATTTGTTAAATACTTTTGCGAAATATGA